Sequence from the Candidatus Binatia bacterium genome:
CCGCTGGTGATCATCGGCTCGGGTCCCGCCGGGAGCGCGAGCGCGTTGTTCCTGCATGCCCGGGACGCCTCCCTGGCACGCGAGACGGTGATTCTCGAGAAAGCGCACCACCCTCGGCCGAAGGTCTGTGCCGGCGGCCTGATCCCGCACACGCTGCGCTGTCTCGACGAGCTCGGCGTACCGTTGTCGGTGCCGAATGTGGCTGTCCATCGCGCCAACGTCGAGGTCCCCGGCCACTGTGTGTCGTACGAGGGGCAGGAGCTGTGTCGGGTCGTCCGTCGTGATGAGTTCGATCAGTCGCTGGTCGTGGCGTGCCGTTCGCGGGGCGTGGAAGTGCGCGAAGGCGAAAAGGTGATCGACGTGCGCCGCGAGGGCGATGGCATTCGGGTGGAAACCGAGCGCGCCAGCTATCACGCCCGGGCGATCATTGCGGCGGACGGTTCGGGAAGTCTGGTACGGCGGCGCCTGTTTGCCGGTGAGCCCGAGTGCGTCGGCAAGGCCGTGATGTGTGACATTCCCCTGGCCGGAGTGGACTGGAGCGGATTCCGGACAGCGCGCTACGACTTCATCTTTCGTTCGGTGCCCGACGGCCTGCGCGGCTACGCTTGGGCGTTTCCTTGCTTGATAGGTGGTGTGCCGCACGTGAACCTCGGCGTGTACTCCGTCGACACCAACGGGACCGGCGCCTTGTTGGCGCGCGTGTTGCGGGAAGAGATGGCGCGAATGGGCGCGGGTCCCGTTCCAGTGAAGGCGTTTCCGATCCGCTGGTATCGGCGAGGAGTGCGGATTGCCGCGCCGCAGGTCATGCTGGCCGGCGACGCGGCCGGAGTCGATTCCTTGATGGGTGAAGGCATCTCGTTCGCCTTCGAGTACGGGCGGCGTGCGGCGGCGGCGGCGGCGCAGGGGCTGGCGTCCGGCGACCTGACGTTTGCCGATTATGAGCGCAGTGTGAGCGCCTCGTGGGTGGGACGGAAACTGCGCCGTTTGCACCTCGGTGTGCGGCTCTTTTACGGCCCGACGTGGAGGCTGTGGTTCGCCTTTGCGGCCCACAGCCGCATGGCGCAGGAGATCGGGATCCGATGGTACAACGGCGTTGACGGATGGGACCAGCGTAGCGGGTGGGATGCCGTGCGCGCCTGGTGGCGCGGTGATCTGCGGACCGCGCCAGGTCAGCAGCCGAGGATGTCATGAAGCGTCCTGTGGCCAAGCGTCGGAAGCCTGGCCGCCTCGTGGTGACCCTGATACTAGCCGGCGCGGCAGTGCTGGTCGCGGCCGCGGTGTGGCGGAACTGGCCGGCGCTGTTTTCGGAGCCTCGGTCTGAACCCCAGCAGGTTGAGCAGCCCAAGCCCGGTGCCTTGCCCAAGAGCGGCGACGAAGATTTCAGTGCGGCGGAAC
This genomic interval carries:
- a CDS encoding NAD(P)/FAD-dependent oxidoreductase codes for the protein PLVIIGSGPAGSASALFLHARDASLARETVILEKAHHPRPKVCAGGLIPHTLRCLDELGVPLSVPNVAVHRANVEVPGHCVSYEGQELCRVVRRDEFDQSLVVACRSRGVEVREGEKVIDVRREGDGIRVETERASYHARAIIAADGSGSLVRRRLFAGEPECVGKAVMCDIPLAGVDWSGFRTARYDFIFRSVPDGLRGYAWAFPCLIGGVPHVNLGVYSVDTNGTGALLARVLREEMARMGAGPVPVKAFPIRWYRRGVRIAAPQVMLAGDAAGVDSLMGEGISFAFEYGRRAAAAAAQGLASGDLTFADYERSVSASWVGRKLRRLHLGVRLFYGPTWRLWFAFAAHSRMAQEIGIRWYNGVDGWDQRSGWDAVRAWWRGDLRTAPGQQPRMS